From Apium graveolens cultivar Ventura chromosome 9, ASM990537v1, whole genome shotgun sequence, the proteins below share one genomic window:
- the LOC141685774 gene encoding uncharacterized protein LOC141685774, with product MVIPSDPSNNVKKEIKFVLRELFLSFDVKQTHQPTSSMDKEKRVKYSKNLFRRNKILSLKARKISFKVAGPKKHISRMLKSFSRFYSSFSPEVVFVLLKLLLKASDSADLIVVKNSISHSANYLQTGLNDLKSVIVKLLDREPELLVNLFRGILDMIETLESGNYDIGLLSGAEHFKSVEVVSQIEQLSHLFEWLVFSCKGLKLVVNKESAVKTSSSTELVLSNTTILEYLRRCLMLSSGNNQLMKSALVIAHMTGSSKLKKLALINYLTLHDEDENLPSVGSGSYPAQQEYDLRKVAEKLEGFKKQHVKDIDANATDGHVGRSVWVVAKSWNSCSIGMLPPAQGYSAHLPVLDDDEYHEEVKTSSGLKEFPELNHCDGKREADCSLVDLESLCCKKMREGGAGLESKDKQSQSLEAYCKTLGLDWNSGFGFTRQPSEIRTERHQAATLIGRQVATRTSRRTGTQIGNYGDSSWIWLAEFCVGNREPGASLESKNN from the exons ATGGTCATTCCAAGTGATCCAAGTAATAATGTCAAGAAAGAGATTAAGTTTGTGTTGCGTGAATTGTTTCTCTCATTTGATGTGAAGCAAACTCATCAACCAACTTCTTCTATGGACAAAGAAAAAC GTGTTAAATATTCTAAAAACCTTTTTAGACGTAACAAGATTCTCTCACTTAAGGCTCGCAAGATTTCTTTCAAGGTTGCAG GTCCTAAGAAGCATATTAGCAGAATGTTGAAAAGTTTTTCGCGGTTTTACTCTTCCTTCTCCCCAGAAGTAGTATTTGTTCTATTGAAGTTGCTGTTGAAGGCATCAGATTCTGCAGATTTGATAGTGGTAAAGAATTCTATTAGCCACTCTGCTAACTATTTGCAGACTGGGTTGAATGATTTAAAGTCTGTCATTGTTAAATTATTAGACAGAGAACCAGAGTTGCTTGTGAACCTTTTCAGAGGAATTCTTGATATGATTGAGACTTTAGAGTCGGGGAATTATGATATTG GGTTATTGTCAGGAGCAGAACATTTTAAGTCAGTTGAAGTGGTCTCTCAAATTGAACAGTTGTCTCATCTGTTCGAGTGGTTGGTCTTCAGTTGTAAAGGATTAAAGCTTGTAGTGAACAAAGAGTCTGCAGTTAAAACTAGTTCATCTACAGAACTGGTTCTTTCAAATACAACAATACTGGAATATTTACGTAGATGTCTAATGTTATCTTCTGGAAACAATCAACTAATGAAGTCAGCCTTGGTTATTGCACACATGACAGGAAGTAGTAAACTTAAGAAATTAGCTTTAATAAATTATTTGACTCTGCATGATGAAGATGAAAATTTGCCCTCTGTTGGTTCTGGAAGCTACCCCGCCCAGCAGGAGTATGATCTTCGTAAAGTGGCTGAGAAGCTAGAGGGTTTTAAGAAGCAGCATGTGAAGGACATTGATGCAAATGCAACAGATGGACATGTTGGTAGGAGTGTTTGGGTGGTGGCGAAATCTTGGAACTCATGTTCCATCGGTATGCTTCCTCCTGCTCAAGGTTATTCGGCTCATCTTCCTGTTCTTGACGATGATGAATATCATGAAGAAGTTAAAACATCATCTGGACTCAAGGAGTTTCCGGAGTTGAACCATTGTGATGGTAAAAGAGAAGCAGATTGTAGTCTTGTAGATCTGGAAAGTTTATGTTGCAAAAAAATGAGAGAGGGCGGTGCTGGTTTAGAATCAAAAGACAAACAAAGCCAATCATTGGAAGCCTATTGTAAGACCCTTGGACTGGATTGGAATTCGGGGTTCGGTTTCACTAGGCAGCCAAGTGAAATCAGGACCGAGCGTCATCAGGCGGCGACTCTGATTGGGCGCCAGGTGGCGACACGGACTAGTCGCCGGACAGGGACTCAGATTGGGAACTATGGCGACTCGAGTTGGATTTGGTTGGCTGAATTTTGTGTGGGCAACAGGGAGCCGGGAGCTAGCTTGGAGTCCAAAAATAACTAA